CCTGCGCGGTGGACCTGGGCGGCCGGCCCTACTGGGTCTGGAACGCCCCCATGCCCTCGCCCAAGATCGGCGGGTTCGACAGCGAACTGGTGGCCGACTTCTGGCACGCCGTGGCGACGCACGGCCGGATGAACATGCACGTCCTGCTCCACTACGGCCGCAACACCCACCACGTCTCCGAGGCGATCTTCAAGGGCATGGCCCGCGCGATCCGCGACGCCGCCGAGGGCGACCCGCGCAGCAACGAGGTCCCCTCGACCAAGGGCGCGATCTGACCTGATCGGACGAACGGATTCGGAACGACGACGCATCGGAGGCCCCTCGTGAGCACGGTCGACAGCCTGGGATCGACGCCGGAACCCGCCAAGAAGTCCCCTATCGGCACGCTGGTCAACCTCGGCCTGATCGCGTTGGCGTTCGGGCTGCTGGCCGTGGTCGTCAACCAGAACCGGGCCAAGATCCTGGAGGTCTTCTCGCGGAAGCTCGACCTGCGGTTGCTGCTGGTCGGGATCGCGATCTTCCAGCTCAGCGTGATGCTGACGTTCGTCCGCTGGTACGCGCTGGTGCGGGTCATCGAGCCCCGGTTCACGCTCCGCTCGACGTTCCTGCTGGGCTTCATCGGCTACGTGTTCAACCTGGTGATCCCAGGCGCGGTGGGCGGCGACCTGATCAAGGCGGCGTACCTCGTGCGGATGCACATCCGCAAGACCCAGGCGGTCGCCTCGATGGTCATCGACCGGATCCTCGGGCTGCTGGGGCTGTTCGTGCTGGCGTCGATCGCCGGCGTCGCGGCCTGGGGGATGGCGACGCCCGCCGTCCAGCGGCTGATCCTGGCGGCCTGGGTCGCGACCGCCGCGGGGCTCCTGCTGCTGGCGGCCATCTTCGGCCGGCTCTTCACCCGGCTGCTGCCGGCCTCGATGCAGCCGCACCACGGCAAGCTCGGGACGATCTTCTCGGAGCTGAACACGATGGCGTCGACCTACCGCTCGCGGCTCGGCGTCGTGCTGCTGGCGCTGGGGATGTCGGTCGTCGGCCATTCGATCAACGTCTTCGCGTTCTACTTGATGGGCCGGATGCTCTTCCCCGAGATGACCACGACCCTGGGCCAGCACTTCCTGATGGGCCCGCTCACCCTGTTCACGATGGCCGTCCCCCTCCCCTTCGGCGCGCTCGGCCTGAGCGAGGGCGTCGCCGACCAGCTCCTCGGGCTCGTCGGCCACCCCAGCGGGGCGCTGGCGATGATGGCCTTCCGCATCCTCATGTACTCGTGCGGCCTGACCGGGGCGCTCGTCTACCTGGCGAACCTGAAGGAGGTGCGCGGGCTGACGGCCGCCGCCCACGAGATCGAGCACGAGCTGATCGAGGGCGACCTGGAAGACGAGGCCCCGGCGCCGGCCTGACCGCGCCGCGGCCGACGTCCGCGCGAATCGCCCCGCGGCCGGATCCCAGCCTTTACCGAGGACGGGCCCATGCCGTAGTCTGGCCTACTTCCTCGACCGGCCCGCTCGCCAGGAGCGACGACGCGATTCAGAAGGCAGGCTCGACGCATGCGATGGTTCTCCAGCCCCTGGTTCCGCCGGAAGCCGGTGTCCCTGCTGATCGAAGAGATGAACGAGGAAGGCGACCGCCTGCATCGCCGGCTGGGCCCGCTCGCGCTCATCGGCCTGGGCGTCGGCGCCACCATCGGCTCCGGCCTGTACGTCTCGACGGGACTCGTCGCGCGCGACGTCGCGGGGCCGTCGATCATGCTCTCGTTCCTGGTCGCGGCCGTCGGCTGCGGGTTCGCGGCGCTCTGCTATTCCGAGCTGGCGAGCATGGTGCCCGTGGCCGGCAGCGCCTACACCTACGCCTACGCGACGCTCGGCGAGATGCTGGCCTGGATCATCGGCTGGGACCTGATCCTGGAATACGCCGTGGGCTCGTGCTTCGTCGCCAACGGCTGGTCGGGCTATTTCGACTCGATGCTGCGCAACCTCTTCGGCGTCCACATGGACCCGCGTCTTTTGCGATCGCCGTGGGACTTCTCCGACGACGTCGGGTTCTTCCTCAACCGAGTCACTCTGCCGAACGGCGTCGAGGCGATCGCCTGGTTCAACCTGCCGGCCGTGCTGATCACCGTGCTCATCACGGCCGTCTTGGTGATCGGCATCCGCGAGAGCGCCGGGCTCAACGCGGCGATGGTCCTGATGAACGTCGCCGTCATCCTGACCCTCATCGGCGCGGGGGCCGCCTACGTCGACCCCAAGAACTGGTCGCCGTTCCTGCACGAGGACCACGGCTGGCGGGGCGTCGCGATGGGGGCGGCCAAGATCTTCATCGCCTACATCGGCTTCGACTCGATCTCGACCCACGCCGAGGAGGCCCGGAACCCCAGCAAGGACATGCCCATCGGCATCATCGGGGCCCTGATCGTCTGCACGGTCCTGTACGTCTCCACGGCCGCCGTGCTGACGGGGATGATCCCCTACCGCCAACTCGACGTCTCCGCGCCGCTGGCCGCCGCCATGCAGGCGAAGGGCCTGACGTTCGCCGGCACGATGATCACGCTGGGCATCCTGGCCGGGATGACCAGTTCGCTGCTCGTCGGCAACCTGAGCCAGCCCCGCGTCCTGCTGGCGATGGCCCGCGACGGTTTGCTGCCGATCCGGTTCTTCGGCGCGGTCCATCCCCTATTCAAGACCCCCTGGAAGTCGACCCTCCTGGTCGGCTTCGTCGTGGCCATGGGAGGCGCGCTGGCCCCGCTCAGCTTCCTGGCCGAGCTGGTCAGCATCGGCACCCTCTTCGCCTTCGTGATCGTCTCGGCCGCCGTCTGGATCCTGCGGATCACCGACCCCGACCTGCCCCGCCCGTTCCGCGCCCCGTTCGTGCAATTCGTCTCGACGATGGGCGTCCTCGTCAACGGCGGCCTCATGTTCTGGCTGGGCCGGGACAACTGGATCCGGCTGCTCGCCTGGCTGGCCGTCGGCATGATCATCTACTTCGGCTACAGCCGCCGACACTCCCTGCTGAACCGAATCCCCGAGGCCGTCGGCTCGACCACCGCTCCCCCGGCCGCGTGACGTCCCGTACAATGGTAGGAAGTCCGACCACGACCCGTTTCGAGGGCCGTTCGCCATGCTTCCTCCGTCCGTCCTTCGGGGTCTCATCGTCGCCACGCTGTCCGCGCTCGTCCTCTTCGCCGCGCGACGGCCCGTCCGCGGCGACGACGCTGTGCGAGCGGACGCCTCGATCGCGTCGGGAGAGATCCGGACCCGGCCGCTCGGCGACTTGACGCACGGCCGACGCTACGAGCTGGTCGTCTCGCTCGCCGCCCCCGCGAGCGACGACCGCCTGGCCGTCGAACTGATCGGCCCCGACGGCCCTGTCCTTCGCAAGGACCTGCACTCCGGCGACCCCGACGTGTACCTCGCCTACCGACCGACGCAAGACGGCCTCGCCACACTCCGGCTCACGCGATCGAAGGCCGTCGCGACCGCCCCGGCCCTCCAGGTCTCCCTCTCCTGGCGCGGCGACGGCCTCTCCGAGGACGACCACGCCGCCCTCGAATCGGAGCCCAACGACGAATGGGGGAGCGCGAACCGCCTGGTCCTGGGCCGCACCGTTTACGGCTCGGCCGACGACGTCGAGTTCCTGGACAACCGCGAGGAGGGCCGGAGCGGCCTCGACTGGTTCCGCTTCGAGGTCGAATCCGAGAAGCCCGTGCTGGTGACGTTCACGCTCGACCTCATCGACCGCGACGTCTCGGCCGACCTCAGGATCTTCACCGTCGAAGACGGTCGGCCCAAGGTCTACTCGGCCGGCAAGGACCCGATGGAGATCGTCCACGATCGCGAGCGAGAGCGGTATTCGAAGAATCTCGTGCGGACGTTCACGAAG
The DNA window shown above is from Paludisphaera mucosa and carries:
- a CDS encoding amino acid permease, with translation MRWFSSPWFRRKPVSLLIEEMNEEGDRLHRRLGPLALIGLGVGATIGSGLYVSTGLVARDVAGPSIMLSFLVAAVGCGFAALCYSELASMVPVAGSAYTYAYATLGEMLAWIIGWDLILEYAVGSCFVANGWSGYFDSMLRNLFGVHMDPRLLRSPWDFSDDVGFFLNRVTLPNGVEAIAWFNLPAVLITVLITAVLVIGIRESAGLNAAMVLMNVAVILTLIGAGAAYVDPKNWSPFLHEDHGWRGVAMGAAKIFIAYIGFDSISTHAEEARNPSKDMPIGIIGALIVCTVLYVSTAAVLTGMIPYRQLDVSAPLAAAMQAKGLTFAGTMITLGILAGMTSSLLVGNLSQPRVLLAMARDGLLPIRFFGAVHPLFKTPWKSTLLVGFVVAMGGALAPLSFLAELVSIGTLFAFVIVSAAVWILRITDPDLPRPFRAPFVQFVSTMGVLVNGGLMFWLGRDNWIRLLAWLAVGMIIYFGYSRRHSLLNRIPEAVGSTTAPPAA
- a CDS encoding lysylphosphatidylglycerol synthase transmembrane domain-containing protein translates to MSTVDSLGSTPEPAKKSPIGTLVNLGLIALAFGLLAVVVNQNRAKILEVFSRKLDLRLLLVGIAIFQLSVMLTFVRWYALVRVIEPRFTLRSTFLLGFIGYVFNLVIPGAVGGDLIKAAYLVRMHIRKTQAVASMVIDRILGLLGLFVLASIAGVAAWGMATPAVQRLILAAWVATAAGLLLLAAIFGRLFTRLLPASMQPHHGKLGTIFSELNTMASTYRSRLGVVLLALGMSVVGHSINVFAFYLMGRMLFPEMTTTLGQHFLMGPLTLFTMAVPLPFGALGLSEGVADQLLGLVGHPSGALAMMAFRILMYSCGLTGALVYLANLKEVRGLTAAAHEIEHELIEGDLEDEAPAPA